The following coding sequences lie in one Coraliomargarita sinensis genomic window:
- the alaS gene encoding alanine--tRNA ligase, with translation MTSAEIRQSFLDFFKDKQHTVVPSASLMPQSPGLLFTNAGMNQFVPYFLGTEKAPYSPARAADTQKCIRAGGKHNDLEDVGYDTYHHTFFEMLGNWSFGDYFKKEAIEWSWELIVERWGVPADRLYATIYMPGEGDPSQFDQEAYDFWAALFEKKGLDPKVHVINGDVKDNFWMMGETGPCGPCSELHVDLTPNGDSQGKLVNKDSDLCIEIWNLVFIQYNAESDGSYRDLPAKHIDTGMGFERACSLIQNTKGFTDFSQKPSNYATDVFQPIFRTLEKLSGKTYKDIYPESVDSDKSKLSDEMKEAIAFRVIADHIRTLTFSLADGILLGNTGRNYVLRRILRRAVRYGRTLGFSSQQTFLPELVDTLVGEFGEVFPELKERADAVKENLQREEASFNETLDRGLVIFEQELDGLKGQLDGEFAFKLYDTYGFPIDLTQLLCAERGLKVDMDTFEKHMEAQRERARAARTQQLVKAAEIATDAVTEFTGFEEDESTATVLEIHPQDGELLVITDRTPFYVEMGGQLGDQGSLTVKDETYPVSAVHQLSSARAHCLPADADISVGDKVILRIDPERRRPIEAHHSATHLLHWALHEIVSPDAAQQGSLVSRNRLRFDFNSGALSSEQIDALELKVNECIEANEPVSAVEVPYASIKERKDIQQFFGDKYGDKVRVVQIGGHPGQLDGYSMELCGGTHVNHTQDIGLFKIKSEGAIASGIRRIEAVCGTAAYDWIHSKIEKATVEGDELRKRLDKLNGKLEELDAEPVSFPGFPHIMAGMLDSGTFEQKNQVFKDALRHIEGLKNATVEADKALKKAQAAGAAKMASEFLKDLDLNNSLVLSTEGPAALLQELLNGLKSKQFTEAAFFIVNDGEKLHLGALAGSDSGQNAGNLIKEIAPIAGGKGGGKPDMARGAAPELNKASELESKAKELLA, from the coding sequence ATGACATCCGCTGAAATCCGCCAATCCTTCCTCGATTTTTTTAAAGATAAGCAGCACACCGTCGTGCCGTCGGCTTCTTTGATGCCGCAGTCGCCGGGCTTGCTTTTCACCAATGCGGGGATGAATCAATTCGTGCCCTACTTCCTCGGCACGGAAAAGGCGCCCTACTCGCCGGCCCGGGCGGCGGACACCCAGAAATGCATCCGTGCTGGGGGTAAGCACAACGATCTCGAGGACGTCGGCTACGATACCTATCATCACACCTTCTTCGAAATGCTGGGGAACTGGTCCTTCGGTGACTATTTCAAGAAAGAGGCGATCGAATGGAGCTGGGAACTCATTGTCGAGCGCTGGGGCGTGCCTGCCGACCGACTGTACGCCACCATTTACATGCCCGGCGAAGGCGACCCCTCCCAGTTCGACCAGGAAGCCTACGACTTTTGGGCCGCCCTGTTTGAGAAGAAAGGTCTCGACCCCAAAGTCCACGTGATCAACGGAGACGTAAAGGACAACTTCTGGATGATGGGCGAGACCGGCCCCTGTGGCCCCTGCTCCGAACTCCACGTCGACCTCACCCCGAACGGCGACAGCCAGGGCAAACTTGTCAATAAGGACTCGGATCTCTGCATCGAAATCTGGAATCTGGTCTTCATTCAATACAACGCGGAGTCCGACGGCAGCTACCGTGACCTGCCCGCCAAACACATCGATACCGGCATGGGCTTCGAGCGCGCCTGCTCGCTCATCCAAAATACCAAGGGGTTCACCGATTTTTCGCAGAAGCCCAGTAACTATGCGACCGATGTGTTCCAGCCGATTTTCCGCACCTTGGAGAAGCTCAGCGGCAAGACTTACAAAGACATCTATCCGGAGTCCGTCGACAGCGACAAATCCAAGCTATCCGACGAGATGAAAGAGGCGATCGCCTTTCGCGTGATCGCCGACCACATCCGCACCCTCACTTTCTCGCTAGCCGACGGTATCCTGTTGGGCAACACCGGGCGCAATTATGTGCTCCGTCGTATTCTCCGCCGGGCCGTCCGCTACGGGCGCACCCTAGGCTTTTCCAGCCAGCAAACCTTTCTTCCGGAACTGGTCGACACTTTGGTCGGGGAGTTCGGTGAGGTCTTTCCCGAACTCAAGGAACGCGCCGATGCCGTAAAGGAAAATCTCCAGCGGGAGGAAGCCAGCTTTAACGAGACACTCGACCGCGGACTCGTCATTTTTGAACAGGAACTGGACGGACTCAAGGGTCAGCTTGACGGGGAATTTGCTTTTAAACTTTACGACACCTACGGCTTCCCCATCGACCTCACTCAATTGCTCTGTGCGGAGCGTGGGCTCAAGGTCGATATGGATACCTTCGAAAAACACATGGAGGCCCAGCGCGAGCGAGCCCGTGCCGCCAGAACGCAGCAATTGGTCAAGGCAGCTGAAATCGCGACCGATGCCGTTACCGAGTTTACCGGATTCGAAGAAGACGAAAGTACCGCCACTGTCCTGGAGATTCATCCACAGGATGGTGAATTGCTCGTCATCACCGACCGCACGCCGTTCTACGTGGAAATGGGTGGTCAGCTTGGCGACCAGGGCAGCCTCACCGTGAAAGACGAGACCTACCCTGTCTCTGCCGTCCATCAGCTCAGTTCGGCAAGAGCGCACTGCTTGCCTGCCGATGCCGATATATCAGTTGGCGATAAAGTGATACTTCGCATCGATCCGGAGCGCCGTCGCCCAATCGAAGCGCATCACAGCGCGACCCACCTGCTCCATTGGGCACTCCATGAAATCGTATCGCCGGATGCCGCGCAGCAGGGCTCCCTTGTCAGCCGCAACCGCTTACGTTTCGACTTTAACTCCGGTGCTCTTAGTTCGGAACAGATCGACGCGCTTGAATTGAAGGTGAATGAATGCATCGAAGCCAACGAACCCGTCAGTGCCGTCGAAGTGCCCTATGCTTCCATCAAGGAGCGTAAGGACATACAGCAGTTCTTCGGTGACAAGTACGGTGATAAGGTGCGTGTCGTTCAGATCGGCGGTCACCCCGGGCAGTTGGATGGTTACTCCATGGAGCTTTGTGGCGGCACTCACGTGAATCACACTCAGGATATCGGACTTTTTAAAATCAAGTCCGAGGGGGCAATCGCATCCGGTATTCGCCGTATCGAGGCCGTCTGCGGAACGGCAGCTTACGACTGGATACACAGCAAAATTGAAAAGGCGACCGTAGAAGGTGATGAATTGCGCAAGCGACTGGACAAGCTCAACGGAAAACTGGAAGAACTGGACGCAGAACCTGTTTCATTCCCCGGTTTCCCGCACATTATGGCCGGCATGCTGGATTCGGGCACCTTTGAGCAAAAGAATCAGGTCTTTAAAGATGCCCTCAGGCATATCGAGGGCTTGAAAAATGCGACTGTCGAGGCCGACAAGGCGTTGAAAAAAGCTCAGGCCGCCGGTGCCGCCAAGATGGCCAGCGAATTCCTCAAAGACCTGGATTTGAACAATTCCCTGGTGCTTTCCACTGAAGGGCCGGCAGCGCTTCTTCAGGAGTTACTCAACGGGTTGAAATCGAAGCAATTCACAGAGGCCGCCTTCTTTATCGTAAACGATGGAGAGAAATTGCACCTGGGTGCTCTGGCTGGTAGCGACTCAGGACAGAATGCAGGCAATCTAATCAAAGAGATCGCCCCTATCGCCGGAGGCAAAGGCGGCGGCAAGCCGGATATGGCCCGTGGCGCCGCACCTGAGCTCAATAAGGCATCCGAGCTTGAGTCCAAGGCGAAGGAGCTTTTGGCATAG
- a CDS encoding GxxExxY protein translates to MSVPKMLNYLNLTGLKVGLIINFKHAKPEWKRVVR, encoded by the coding sequence ATGAGCGTGCCAAAAATGCTCAACTATCTGAACCTTACAGGCCTCAAGGTGGGCCTTATTATCAACTTCAAACATGCGAAACCAGAATGGAAACGCGTTGTTCGATGA
- the leuB gene encoding 3-isopropylmalate dehydrogenase: MKTLKFAVLPGDGIGPEVMEVALNVLNAAGDKFGFALEFVSADIGGIAIDNHGSAFPDSTREVCDQSEAILFGSVGGPKWESLPPKEQPERAALLPIRKAYSLYANVRPGLLYPELTDASPLKKERIPNGIDIVCIRELTGGIYFGQPKATTTLDNGEEQAIDTMVYKTSEIERIAQVAIDTAMARGRRVCSVDKANVLETSVLWRKVVTEYFEKNAPEIELSHMYVDNAAMQLARDPNQFDVLFTENMFGDILSDEMGVICGSLGMLASASLGAEKNSLGFPFGLYEPSGGTAPDIAGQGIANPCAQILSGALMLRYSFGQLEAADAIEAAVEKAVTSGTRTGDIAFGLEPVSTKEMGEAVLSNL, encoded by the coding sequence ATGAAGACGTTAAAATTCGCAGTTCTTCCCGGTGATGGCATCGGGCCTGAAGTCATGGAGGTCGCACTCAACGTCCTCAACGCCGCCGGCGATAAGTTCGGCTTTGCGCTGGAGTTTGTCAGCGCAGATATCGGCGGAATCGCCATCGACAACCATGGGAGCGCCTTCCCCGATAGCACGCGCGAAGTTTGCGACCAGAGTGAAGCCATTCTTTTTGGCTCCGTAGGCGGCCCGAAGTGGGAATCTTTGCCCCCCAAGGAGCAACCGGAACGCGCGGCTCTTCTGCCGATCCGGAAAGCTTATTCACTCTACGCCAATGTGCGTCCTGGGCTGCTCTACCCGGAACTGACCGACGCTTCTCCTCTCAAGAAGGAACGCATCCCGAATGGCATCGACATCGTCTGCATCCGTGAACTGACCGGAGGCATCTACTTCGGTCAACCGAAGGCGACCACTACCCTCGACAACGGTGAAGAGCAGGCCATCGACACCATGGTCTACAAGACCAGCGAAATCGAGCGCATCGCTCAGGTTGCGATCGATACGGCCATGGCCCGCGGTCGACGCGTCTGCTCCGTCGACAAGGCCAATGTTCTCGAAACCTCCGTCCTCTGGCGCAAGGTGGTCACGGAATATTTTGAAAAGAACGCTCCGGAGATCGAGCTCAGCCACATGTATGTCGATAACGCCGCCATGCAACTGGCCCGCGACCCCAACCAGTTTGATGTGCTCTTTACCGAAAATATGTTCGGCGACATCCTCTCCGACGAGATGGGCGTGATCTGCGGCTCACTCGGCATGCTGGCCTCCGCCTCGCTGGGCGCTGAAAAGAACAGCCTCGGCTTCCCCTTCGGCCTTTACGAGCCTTCCGGCGGAACCGCTCCGGATATCGCCGGCCAGGGTATCGCCAACCCCTGCGCGCAAATCCTCTCCGGTGCCCTCATGCTCCGCTACAGCTTCGGTCAGCTCGAAGCCGCCGACGCCATCGAAGCCGCCGTCGAAAAAGCCGTCACCTCCGGCACCCGCACCGGCGACATCGCCTTCGGCCTCGAACCGGTCAGCACCAAAGAAATGGGCGAAGCCGTGCTGTCGAACCTTTGA
- a CDS encoding rhomboid family intramembrane serine protease, whose translation MKFLDSLEKRFGHLAVPNVVMVLIVAQLFIYAAIIVGRLELVSIVLIPKAVIAGEWWRLLSFLMAPPYLAGSLLQALFLAFFWYILYFMSHALESAWGVFRFNIYLLTAIVFAVVGAFVGQVISPGSLVFVSTSFLYYCVFFAFATLHPNIQFLMFFIIPMKVKWLAWIIFAGGALYFLAMSSIGQRIAFAAPFLCYVLFFKDALAQSMEAKKRRAAFEAERRDAVGAALHTCSECGASDKTHPDRDFRYKTVDGDAICICEECRNS comes from the coding sequence ATGAAGTTTCTCGATTCGCTGGAAAAACGCTTTGGCCATCTCGCCGTGCCCAACGTGGTCATGGTTCTGATCGTGGCGCAGCTGTTTATCTATGCCGCCATCATCGTCGGACGACTTGAATTGGTTTCGATCGTCTTGATACCGAAGGCAGTAATTGCCGGCGAATGGTGGCGGCTTCTTTCCTTCTTAATGGCGCCTCCCTACCTGGCGGGATCTTTACTGCAGGCGCTGTTTCTCGCTTTTTTCTGGTACATCCTTTATTTTATGAGCCATGCGCTGGAGTCGGCCTGGGGCGTGTTTCGGTTCAATATTTATCTGCTCACCGCCATCGTTTTTGCGGTGGTCGGCGCTTTTGTCGGCCAGGTTATTTCACCGGGCAGTCTGGTCTTCGTTTCCACGTCCTTCCTATACTACTGCGTCTTTTTTGCCTTCGCGACACTGCATCCCAATATTCAATTTCTTATGTTTTTCATCATTCCGATGAAGGTCAAATGGCTGGCTTGGATTATTTTTGCCGGTGGTGCACTCTATTTTCTCGCTATGTCGAGTATCGGTCAGCGTATCGCCTTTGCCGCTCCTTTCCTCTGCTATGTACTCTTCTTTAAGGACGCACTCGCCCAGTCCATGGAAGCGAAGAAGCGGCGGGCTGCGTTTGAAGCCGAGCGGCGTGATGCAGTCGGTGCCGCGCTCCATACCTGTTCGGAATGTGGCGCCAGCGATAAAACCCATCCGGACCGTGACTTTCGCTACAAAACGGTGGACGGGGATGCCATCTGCATCTGCGAAGAATGCCGCAACTCCTGA
- a CDS encoding C39 family peptidase encodes MIKVARVGFVILISLAVTLSADDLKSEQIWKSVDGRKITASLLEIDPAAKTAKLRRNDGMVFTIGFDQFASADAAKLRDAAEEMLDQKAEATPVANTEKEQGRKELPGDFELEDVPMVRQKGSYCVPASAAMIAGFHNIDTDQDQIAFLSSEGSFNNRGTNPRDMFLAMKKLGFDGRALYWSKPEDFRKSVLPSIRKALVEHGPIYISFKPGVFGDSGHGCIIIGYHDRKEELIFHNPWGNVFEKGYDDVASQARGIVLIFAPEPAPIASEAFVKRIQDIVPKFDGSILQVARILKTKEQRHELVWCSRRDARDDERFAADTARDDGRKILDLAFHRNPAVLLPGNDEGKTVKYYFVTRPPEGGARFMAREITPEGWTEPELVTLGSLTRAWPTLIESDNPEKFIWELPMIELHPDD; translated from the coding sequence ATGATAAAGGTCGCCCGAGTCGGGTTTGTCATTCTTATCAGCTTGGCTGTCACCCTGTCAGCCGATGATTTGAAAAGCGAGCAGATCTGGAAAAGTGTAGATGGCCGGAAGATCACGGCTTCGCTTCTGGAAATTGATCCGGCAGCAAAAACCGCCAAGCTCAGACGAAATGACGGCATGGTCTTCACGATCGGGTTCGACCAGTTTGCCAGCGCAGACGCGGCAAAGCTTCGAGACGCAGCAGAGGAAATGCTCGATCAGAAGGCGGAAGCCACCCCGGTCGCCAATACAGAGAAGGAGCAGGGACGAAAAGAGTTACCGGGCGATTTCGAGTTGGAGGATGTGCCCATGGTTCGCCAGAAGGGCAGCTATTGTGTGCCTGCTTCTGCGGCCATGATCGCCGGCTTTCACAATATCGATACGGATCAGGATCAAATCGCTTTCCTCTCCTCCGAGGGTTCTTTCAACAACCGTGGCACCAACCCCAGAGACATGTTTCTCGCGATGAAGAAGCTGGGCTTTGACGGTAGAGCGCTCTACTGGAGCAAGCCTGAGGACTTCCGGAAGAGCGTTCTCCCCTCGATTCGCAAAGCCCTGGTTGAACATGGTCCCATCTACATTTCATTCAAACCAGGCGTATTCGGGGACTCTGGCCATGGTTGCATCATAATCGGCTACCATGACCGCAAAGAAGAACTGATTTTCCATAACCCGTGGGGCAATGTTTTCGAAAAAGGGTATGACGATGTCGCGAGTCAAGCGCGTGGTATTGTCCTGATTTTCGCACCTGAGCCTGCGCCGATTGCCAGTGAAGCTTTCGTCAAAAGAATTCAGGATATCGTCCCGAAATTCGATGGCAGCATCCTGCAGGTGGCCCGTATATTAAAAACAAAGGAGCAGCGGCACGAACTCGTCTGGTGCAGTCGGCGGGATGCGCGGGATGACGAACGTTTTGCCGCTGACACAGCGCGGGATGACGGGCGGAAGATTCTCGACCTCGCCTTTCATCGCAATCCGGCCGTGCTTCTGCCGGGCAACGATGAAGGAAAAACGGTCAAATACTATTTTGTGACAAGACCACCGGAAGGCGGGGCCAGATTTATGGCCCGCGAAATCACTCCGGAAGGATGGACCGAACCGGAACTGGTGACCCTGGGCAGCTTGACCCGTGCCTGGCCCACACTGATTGAATCCGATAACCCGGAAAAGTTTATTTGGGAACTCCCCATGATCGAGTTGCATCCGGACGATTGA
- a CDS encoding tetratricopeptide repeat protein yields MARSPRPSLLLCVFTACLFAVTPGIANLPDPAASSSQLVNEAYDLFESGKTDQALESFNKALKENDADLPARLGQAMIFLEQQRHEDAFNSYDQIVQRYPSHAFAWNGRGLAAFNLENFDEALTSFKQATADQPINGFFYESLAWTHLCRGDYSEAATSAKQATLMYNQNGETASYPLLIAYFSQLEGGDENEAMRTLKYAQNNKPANGAWPTPVFEYLMGQLDASDLISFVTDTAQETEAHTYIGLHLRSKGQIDLAQPHLNWVAAKGDERVFEHTLARTLQAQEKVALLLP; encoded by the coding sequence ATGGCACGTTCTCCCCGCCCCTCCCTGCTTCTATGCGTCTTTACCGCGTGTCTTTTCGCTGTGACTCCGGGAATTGCGAACTTACCCGATCCGGCAGCTTCATCATCACAGCTGGTAAACGAGGCTTACGATCTCTTCGAGTCCGGTAAAACGGATCAGGCGCTGGAAAGCTTCAATAAAGCGCTTAAGGAAAACGACGCGGACCTTCCGGCCCGTTTGGGCCAGGCCATGATCTTTCTAGAGCAGCAGCGCCATGAAGATGCTTTCAACTCTTACGATCAGATTGTTCAGCGCTATCCCAGTCATGCCTTCGCCTGGAACGGACGCGGGCTGGCCGCATTTAATCTCGAGAATTTCGACGAAGCCCTGACTTCATTCAAACAGGCCACCGCGGACCAACCCATCAACGGCTTCTTTTACGAGTCACTGGCATGGACCCATCTCTGCCGGGGTGATTACTCCGAAGCAGCAACTTCCGCCAAGCAAGCGACCCTGATGTATAATCAAAACGGCGAAACCGCATCCTACCCGCTGTTGATCGCATATTTCTCGCAACTCGAAGGTGGTGACGAAAACGAGGCCATGCGGACCCTGAAATATGCGCAGAACAACAAGCCCGCCAACGGTGCCTGGCCAACTCCGGTTTTTGAATACCTCATGGGCCAACTGGATGCGTCCGATTTAATCAGTTTCGTCACGGACACCGCACAGGAGACGGAAGCCCATACTTACATCGGGTTGCATCTGCGCTCCAAAGGGCAGATCGATCTGGCTCAGCCTCATCTCAACTGGGTGGCCGCCAAGGGGGATGAACGGGTTTTCGAGCACACTCTGGCTCGCACCCTGCAAGCTCAGGAAAAGGTTGCGCTTCTCCTGCCTTAG
- a CDS encoding glycosyltransferase family 4 protein: MKIALVTETFPPEVNGVAMTNQRLVRGLLDRGHEVLLVKPRRSDAPDIRNGQLAMLEVFGIPIPNYAGLKIGLPAPGQLEQQFETYQPDVVHVATEGPLGYSALRAARKLEVPVTSTFHTNFQDYCADYGAAFAGRAMMRYLRWFHNNCVLTTVPDQELIQRLAKEGVERLEMLGRGADTKLFSPTKRCQKLRAEWGADATTPVVMYVGRAAAEKNIPLALEAWQRARAHHPNLKMVVVGDGPVRRKLEKKWPEVHFAGMRYDDDLAAHYASADIFLFASESETFGNVVIEALASGLVTLTYDYAAGRQFVISGENGFLAPLGDREALFSGLEHILEHPETWEKIRNAARQTAENYPWSETIARFFALLEEAAGTVPEIGYSGTKYASN; the protein is encoded by the coding sequence ATGAAAATAGCCCTCGTCACCGAGACTTTCCCGCCTGAGGTCAATGGGGTTGCCATGACCAACCAACGTCTTGTTCGCGGACTGCTGGACCGGGGCCATGAAGTGCTTCTGGTGAAGCCGCGCAGGTCCGATGCGCCCGACATCAGAAACGGGCAACTCGCGATGCTGGAGGTTTTCGGCATCCCCATTCCGAATTACGCGGGCCTAAAGATCGGCTTGCCCGCCCCCGGCCAATTGGAACAACAATTTGAGACTTATCAGCCCGACGTTGTGCATGTGGCCACGGAAGGACCGCTCGGCTACTCTGCGCTGCGGGCGGCGCGAAAACTGGAAGTTCCGGTGACTTCCACTTTCCACACCAACTTTCAGGATTATTGTGCCGATTACGGTGCCGCCTTTGCCGGTCGAGCCATGATGCGCTATTTACGCTGGTTTCATAATAACTGTGTTTTGACCACGGTGCCGGACCAGGAGCTCATCCAGCGGCTTGCCAAAGAAGGTGTGGAGCGGCTGGAAATGCTCGGTCGTGGCGCCGACACAAAGCTGTTCAGTCCGACAAAACGCTGCCAAAAGCTACGCGCTGAATGGGGCGCGGATGCGACGACGCCGGTGGTAATGTATGTCGGCCGGGCTGCTGCGGAGAAGAACATTCCGCTCGCGCTGGAAGCCTGGCAGCGTGCCCGGGCGCATCACCCGAATTTGAAAATGGTCGTAGTGGGCGATGGCCCCGTGCGCAGAAAACTGGAGAAAAAGTGGCCGGAGGTCCATTTCGCCGGGATGCGTTACGATGATGATCTGGCCGCACATTACGCCTCCGCTGATATTTTCCTCTTTGCCAGTGAAAGTGAGACATTCGGCAACGTCGTCATTGAAGCATTGGCCAGCGGGCTAGTTACATTGACCTACGATTATGCCGCCGGGCGGCAGTTCGTCATTTCCGGCGAAAACGGATTCCTCGCCCCCCTGGGCGACCGGGAAGCTCTGTTTTCCGGCCTTGAACACATCCTGGAGCATCCGGAAACCTGGGAGAAAATACGAAACGCCGCCCGCCAAACCGCGGAAAATTACCCCTGGAGCGAGACAATTGCCAGGTTTTTCGCTCTTTTGGAAGAGGCGGCCGGAACAGTCCCGGAAATTGGCTACTCTGGAACAAAGTATGCCTCAAATTGA